A single region of the Lotus japonicus ecotype B-129 chromosome 4, LjGifu_v1.2 genome encodes:
- the LOC130710437 gene encoding zinc finger protein CONSTANS-LIKE 5 — MGLEGLRSGWSVPPKPCDSCKLASAALFCRPDSAFLCISCDSKIHSVNKLASRHERVWMCEVCEQAPASVTCKADAAALCVTCDSDIHSANPLARRHERVPVEPFFDSAESIVKSSSAAAAATAASFGFVVPTDEAFASHDDADAAAWLMPDPNFGSKLIDAPDVKSREMFFSELDPFLDFDYTNSFQNNNNHNGGNDSVVPVQTKPLPPHPAPMMNHHTEGCFDIDFCRSKLSSSFNYPSQSLSQSVSSSSLDVGVVPDGNAVSDMSYLNSSDSSGMVVSGGGGSQPATQLCGMDREARVLRYREKRKNRKFEKTIRYASRKAYAETRPRIKGRFAKRSEIDSEVDRLYSPVMTGSLMVDSPFVVPTF; from the exons ATGGGACTAGAGGGATTGAGGTCCGGGTGGAGTGTGCCGCCGAAGCCATGCGATTCATGCAAACTGGCTTCGGCGGCACTCTTCTGCCGCCCGGACTCCGCTTTCCTCTGCATATCATGTGACTCCAAAATCCACTCCGTCAACAAACTCGCCTCGCGCCACGAGCGCGTGTGGATGTGTGAGGTCTGCGAGCAGGCTCCAGCTTCCGTCACGTGCAAGGCAGACGCCGCAGCCCTCTGCGTCACGTGCGACTCCGACATCCACTCCGCCAACCCACTAGCCCGCCGCCACGAGCGCGTCCCGGTGGAGCCTTTCTTTGACTCCGCTGAGTCCATCGTGAAATCCTCCTCCGCCGCAGCTGCCGCTACTGCAGCCTCCTTCGGCTTCGTCGTCCCCACCGACGAGGCCTTCGCCAGCCACGACGACGCCGACGCGGCGGCCTGGCTCATGCCGGATCCAAATTTCGGATCTAAACTCATCGACGCTCCGGATGTGAAGTCCAGGGAGATGTTCTTCTCGGAATTGGATCCGTTTCTGGATTTCGATTACACAAACTCGTTCCAGAACAATAACAACCACAACGGCGGAAACGACAGCGTTGTGCCGGTTCAGACCAAACCCCTCCCTCCTCACCCAGCTCCGATGATGAATCATCACACAGAAGGTTGCTTCGACATCGATTTTTGCAGATCGAAGCTATCCAGCTCCTTCAATTATCCATCACAGTCTCTCAGCCAAAGC GTTTCGTCGTCTTCGCTTGATGTAGGAGTGGTGCCAGATGGGAACGCGGTTTCAGACATGTCATATTTGAACAGCTCCGATTCGAGCGGGATGGTGGTTTCCGGCGGCGGCGGAAGCCAGCCGGCGACGCAGCTCTGCGGGATGGATCGGGAGGCGAGGGTTCTGAGATACagggagaagaggaagaaccgGAAGTTTGAAAAAACCATTCGATACGCTTCACGAAAGGCTTATGCGGAAACCCGGCCCAGGATCAAGGGCCGGTTCGCGAAGCGGTCTGAAATTGACTCGGAGGTGGACCGCCTCTATAGCCCGGTGATGACTGGTTCTCTTATGGTTGACTCTCCATTCGTGGTGCCAACGTTTTAG